Proteins from a single region of Chloroherpeton thalassium ATCC 35110:
- a CDS encoding polysialyltransferase family glycosyltransferase, whose protein sequence is MIAEIKKIVILGDLTRPLNSKLNQGLNGLQQWVYELFNWQLRKTTGLPVSFLVWEKDGFFDAHIFYQLMNKKLATVNDWFEIYDEENITEEAISYVEKFIKDAIVISFEISPVLSRILNKLNIPYIDIIHHPYRFLDDLILGFRTNRKQVFENLIPYRLDDSLCHMQANIHKAAMTWKQNMSIVKNSALFAGQTNIDRSLYYNGQVLTLQNDFREKFQALGDTYNKVYYKPHPYNKDLAKIIQYLKKLSFVEILEDNIYQTLSNPNIMGVYSITSSVVYEAPFFDKKAEFFHKPWLNLAKPNDMYAEDKYVSVFNSYFNPKFWADILEKLIETDTTIDLSIPHKANRLRITMNQFWGYSFLDTDICLDNSESYKKTRNITRWVEKKIKYIYFWKKKRF, encoded by the coding sequence ATGATAGCAGAAATCAAAAAAATCGTCATTCTTGGCGATTTAACACGACCACTAAACTCGAAATTAAATCAAGGATTAAATGGACTTCAGCAATGGGTTTATGAGCTTTTTAATTGGCAATTGCGAAAAACAACCGGTTTACCCGTCAGTTTTTTGGTCTGGGAAAAAGATGGCTTTTTTGACGCACATATTTTTTATCAATTAATGAATAAAAAACTGGCGACGGTTAATGATTGGTTCGAAATCTATGATGAAGAAAATATAACAGAAGAGGCTATTTCTTATGTCGAAAAATTCATCAAAGATGCTATCGTTATTAGTTTTGAAATTTCCCCTGTTCTATCAAGAATATTAAACAAACTTAATATTCCGTACATAGACATTATCCACCACCCTTACCGTTTTTTAGATGATTTGATTTTAGGATTTAGAACAAATAGGAAGCAAGTTTTCGAGAACTTAATTCCTTACAGGCTAGATGACAGCCTGTGCCACATGCAAGCTAATATTCATAAAGCAGCTATGACATGGAAGCAAAACATGTCTATTGTAAAAAACTCAGCTTTATTTGCAGGTCAAACAAATATTGATAGGTCCCTTTACTATAACGGCCAGGTGTTAACGCTGCAAAATGATTTTAGAGAAAAATTTCAAGCTCTTGGCGACACATATAATAAAGTTTATTACAAACCACACCCATACAATAAAGATCTTGCTAAGATAATTCAGTATTTAAAAAAATTATCTTTTGTTGAAATCCTTGAAGATAATATCTATCAAACTTTGTCAAATCCAAATATAATGGGTGTTTACTCAATCACATCAAGTGTTGTTTATGAAGCGCCGTTTTTTGATAAAAAAGCCGAATTTTTCCATAAACCTTGGTTGAATCTTGCCAAACCAAACGACATGTATGCAGAAGATAAATATGTATCCGTATTCAATAGTTATTTTAACCCAAAGTTCTGGGCTGACATTCTGGAAAAGCTGATAGAAACAGATACAACTATCGACTTAAGTATCCCACACAAAGCAAATCGCTTGCGAATTACTATGAATCAATTTTGGGGATATAGCTTCTTAGATACCGATATTTGCCTTGATAATTCTGAATCTTATAAGAAGACGCGCAATATTACCAGATGGGTAGAAAAAAAAATCAAATACATTTATTTCTGGAAAAAGAAGCGGTTTTAA
- a CDS encoding glycosyltransferase family 2 protein: protein MKISVVISNYNYVRFLDGAIESALKCNGSFLHEVIVIDDGSTDESREMLVKKYGTHEKVKLIFKENGGQFSCFRKGIEIFTGDIVCFLDPDDRYDSEYFKRIAEVYQKKPYVDFVYIGYRDVGERNQIILDAKNDFEIGTTAMMTAITGSHFWSITSTMSMRRFLAKQILALPNHYDWMFRARADTALEIAAVIIGAYRYYIAKPLMQRTVHENNFTHTMKSCGKIEQRYWEGFRRVNAFFAREYNIPNDSLRLLKREYKSLQVKDKQTRKYYIKAAKLMRVSPLERWKFLISVYKYYYKQKRAR, encoded by the coding sequence ATGAAAATTTCTGTTGTTATATCAAATTATAACTATGTGCGGTTTCTTGATGGCGCAATTGAAAGTGCCTTGAAATGTAATGGCAGTTTTTTACATGAAGTTATTGTCATTGATGACGGCTCAACCGATGAGTCGCGTGAGATGTTAGTGAAAAAATATGGCACGCACGAAAAGGTAAAATTAATATTTAAAGAAAACGGTGGTCAGTTTTCATGCTTTCGGAAAGGTATTGAAATTTTCACAGGAGACATTGTGTGTTTTTTAGACCCAGATGACCGCTACGATTCTGAGTATTTCAAGCGAATTGCGGAAGTCTATCAAAAAAAGCCCTATGTTGATTTTGTCTATATAGGTTATAGAGATGTAGGAGAGCGAAATCAAATAATTTTAGATGCAAAAAACGACTTTGAGATTGGAACAACAGCCATGATGACGGCCATAACAGGTAGTCACTTTTGGTCTATTACTTCTACCATGTCTATGCGAAGGTTTTTGGCCAAGCAAATTCTTGCTTTACCGAATCATTATGATTGGATGTTTCGAGCTCGCGCCGATACGGCCCTTGAAATCGCTGCTGTTATTATTGGGGCTTATCGTTATTACATTGCCAAGCCTTTGATGCAACGAACGGTTCACGAAAATAATTTTACTCATACAATGAAATCGTGTGGGAAAATAGAACAGCGTTACTGGGAAGGTTTTCGACGGGTAAATGCTTTTTTTGCAAGGGAGTATAATATTCCAAACGATTCTTTGCGGCTACTGAAGCGTGAATATAAAAGCTTGCAGGTCAAGGATAAGCAAACCCGCAAGTACTATATCAAAGCTGCAAAGTTAATGCGTGTCTCTCCGTTGGAGAGATGGAAATTTTTGATTTCGGTGTATAAGTATTATTACAAGCAAAAAAGAGCTCGTTAA
- a CDS encoding glycosyltransferase family 2 protein produces the protein MKKISVIISNYNYGHFLNESIQSVLNCEGDFLHEIIVVDDGSTDDSKDILLQHYGAHEKVKPVIKENGGQFSCFRKGIEIATGDILCFLDPDDRYEPGYFKHLSEVYEAKPYIDLVYVGYQNVGKKTEVILKASQDFPIGITAVRVGLTGTLFGSLTSALSMNRYLAKKILSLPSYYDWDWKVSGDIVLQLGGIILGGYAYYLAKPLMRRMIHDTNAVANRTEKDPIEEYKYQAHRRRLMLAFVKNFNIVLDDVRLIEKEFERLPTKDFKLSWKYVEAVKKMRAPVLRKFIGAFRVLMAYFS, from the coding sequence ATGAAAAAAATATCGGTTATAATATCTAATTACAATTATGGGCATTTTTTAAACGAGTCAATTCAAAGTGTTTTAAATTGCGAAGGTGATTTTTTGCATGAAATTATTGTCGTTGATGATGGCTCAACCGATGATTCAAAAGATATACTTTTGCAGCATTACGGAGCACATGAAAAAGTAAAGCCAGTAATTAAGGAGAACGGCGGGCAATTCTCGTGCTTTCGAAAAGGAATTGAAATAGCTACTGGCGATATTCTTTGCTTTTTAGACCCTGACGACCGATACGAACCTGGGTATTTTAAACATCTTTCAGAAGTTTATGAAGCAAAGCCTTATATCGATTTGGTTTATGTAGGTTATCAAAATGTTGGAAAAAAAACAGAAGTGATTTTAAAAGCCTCACAAGATTTTCCAATTGGGATTACAGCAGTTCGCGTTGGGCTAACAGGAACGCTATTTGGCTCATTAACATCGGCTCTTTCCATGAATCGCTATTTAGCAAAAAAAATTCTGTCACTTCCTTCTTACTACGATTGGGACTGGAAAGTCAGCGGTGATATTGTACTTCAATTAGGCGGGATTATTTTAGGGGGCTATGCCTATTACTTGGCCAAACCGCTCATGCGGCGTATGATACATGATACAAATGCAGTGGCTAACCGAACGGAAAAAGACCCCATTGAAGAATATAAATACCAAGCCCACCGCCGCCGTCTAATGTTAGCTTTTGTGAAAAATTTTAACATCGTTTTGGATGATGTCCGCTTGATTGAGAAAGAATTTGAGCGACTTCCCACCAAAGATTTTAAACTATCTTGGAAATATGTTGAGGCCGTAAAAAAAATGCGTGCGCCGGTACTAAGAAAATTTATCGGGGCTTTTCGTGTATTAATGGCCTATTTCAGTTAA
- the rseP gene encoding RIP metalloprotease RseP encodes MDLFSTIFYFIVAIFILVTVHEFGHFAAAKLFGMRVEKFYIGFDFWNLKLWSTHRGETEYGIGAIPLGGYVKISGIIDESFDTDFQSRAPEPWEFRSKPVWQRLIVLAAGVIMNMVLAAVIFIGLALVYGESKTPITTGAYVEAGSVFEDMGIRTGDKIVKVNGKPVKYWDEALDPELFTHHPLTYTVLRDGKALTFEAPSDIFSRLNGVQVPSMRPIVPPLVAEAFADYPAAKAGLTAGALVTKIGGQEIYDWQQVIDNVSANADKPIEIEWKVFGNGKVVEINADKIRKMGVAHTSSIVPNEQGKIGITLDQTDLREYAELGFFEAIVAGSKQTWKMTAMTVKGFGRLLSGKEDIRRSVGGPIKIAKLAGQSAEQGPGSFLLFLAMLSISLAFLNILPVPALDGGQIVINAVEGIMGREVPLNIKLRIQQIGMTALLILIGFIIFNDIVNP; translated from the coding sequence ATGGATCTTTTTAGCACTATTTTTTATTTCATCGTTGCCATTTTTATTCTTGTCACCGTGCATGAATTCGGGCATTTTGCCGCGGCAAAACTGTTCGGCATGCGCGTTGAAAAATTTTATATCGGCTTTGATTTCTGGAACTTAAAACTCTGGAGTACGCATCGCGGCGAAACGGAGTACGGCATCGGCGCAATTCCGCTCGGCGGGTATGTGAAAATCTCTGGCATCATCGACGAAAGCTTCGATACCGATTTTCAATCCCGAGCGCCCGAGCCTTGGGAGTTCCGCTCGAAACCGGTGTGGCAACGCTTGATTGTGCTGGCTGCCGGCGTAATTATGAACATGGTTTTGGCCGCCGTGATTTTCATCGGCCTGGCGCTGGTTTATGGTGAATCCAAAACGCCGATTACAACCGGCGCGTATGTCGAGGCCGGTTCGGTCTTTGAAGACATGGGCATTCGCACCGGCGACAAGATCGTCAAGGTAAACGGCAAGCCTGTGAAATATTGGGACGAGGCGTTAGACCCCGAACTTTTCACGCATCATCCGCTGACCTACACGGTTCTACGCGATGGAAAAGCACTCACTTTTGAAGCGCCTTCCGACATTTTTTCCCGATTAAACGGCGTCCAAGTTCCGTCGATGCGGCCAATTGTGCCGCCGCTCGTTGCCGAAGCGTTTGCGGATTATCCTGCAGCAAAAGCGGGGCTTACGGCTGGCGCTTTAGTTACGAAGATCGGCGGACAGGAAATCTATGATTGGCAACAGGTCATCGATAACGTCTCAGCCAACGCCGATAAACCGATTGAGATTGAGTGGAAAGTTTTCGGAAACGGAAAAGTCGTGGAAATCAACGCGGATAAAATTCGCAAGATGGGCGTCGCTCACACGTCTTCCATTGTGCCGAACGAACAGGGAAAAATCGGCATCACGCTGGACCAAACCGATCTGCGCGAGTACGCCGAACTTGGCTTCTTTGAAGCCATTGTGGCTGGTTCAAAACAAACTTGGAAGATGACCGCCATGACGGTGAAAGGTTTTGGGCGGCTGCTTTCAGGGAAAGAAGACATTCGCCGTTCGGTTGGCGGCCCAATTAAAATTGCAAAACTTGCCGGACAAAGCGCCGAGCAAGGCCCGGGCAGCTTCTTGCTATTTTTAGCCATGCTTTCCATTTCGCTCGCATTCCTGAATATTTTGCCTGTGCCGGCGCTCGACGGCGGACAAATTGTCATCAATGCGGTGGAAGGAATTATGGGACGCGAAGTACCGCTGAACATCAAACTTCGAATTCAGCAAATCGGCATGACGGCGCTTTTGATTCTCATCGGATTCATCATTTTTAATGACATTGTAAATCCATAA
- a CDS encoding 1-deoxy-D-xylulose-5-phosphate reductoisomerase, producing MKRITILGSTGSIGTNSLEVISRFPEQFCATYLSAGSNVKLLAEQAKRFRPKGVVIMNESLEGELRSLLAGESIEIMSGEEGLCEISRRSDTDFVIGSVVGFAGLKPTVEALKAGKDVGLANKETLVVGGEIITSLVEEHGCKMLPVDSEHSAIFQCLVGEAPEFVGKIILTASGGPFRTWEKSRFEQITVADALNHPNWKMGSKITIDSATMMNKGLEVIEAKWLFNLDYDRIDVVVHPQSIVHSMVEFKDGSVKAQLGVPDMKIPIQYALTYPERFYADYERLDWRNISKLDFETPDTEKFRCLALAYEAGRKGGSYPAVLNAANEVAVELFLKEKISFLNISELIDDAMQAHDGRAASSIDDLIDIDAQTRRYVYDKADAMHAV from the coding sequence ATGAAACGAATTACGATTCTCGGCTCAACCGGCTCCATCGGAACAAACTCCCTTGAAGTCATTTCAAGATTTCCCGAGCAATTCTGCGCAACTTATCTCAGCGCCGGCTCGAATGTCAAGCTTTTGGCCGAACAAGCCAAACGCTTCCGGCCAAAAGGCGTGGTGATTATGAACGAGTCGCTGGAAGGCGAACTTCGCTCGCTGCTTGCGGGGGAATCTATCGAAATCATGTCTGGCGAAGAAGGGCTTTGCGAGATTTCGCGCCGTAGCGATACGGATTTTGTCATTGGCAGCGTGGTTGGTTTTGCCGGCCTGAAACCGACGGTTGAAGCGTTGAAAGCCGGAAAAGACGTCGGCTTGGCCAATAAAGAAACGCTCGTGGTGGGCGGCGAAATTATCACCTCGCTCGTTGAAGAACACGGCTGCAAAATGCTGCCGGTCGATAGCGAACATTCCGCGATTTTCCAATGTTTGGTTGGCGAAGCGCCCGAATTCGTCGGAAAAATTATTCTAACGGCTTCCGGCGGCCCATTCAGAACTTGGGAAAAATCTCGGTTTGAACAAATCACCGTCGCCGACGCACTCAACCATCCGAACTGGAAAATGGGTTCAAAAATCACGATCGATTCGGCCACCATGATGAACAAAGGGCTTGAAGTCATCGAAGCCAAATGGCTGTTCAATCTTGATTATGACCGCATCGATGTCGTCGTGCATCCGCAATCGATTGTGCATTCGATGGTTGAATTCAAAGACGGCAGCGTGAAAGCCCAGCTCGGCGTGCCTGATATGAAAATTCCGATTCAGTACGCACTCACTTATCCCGAGCGGTTCTATGCGGATTACGAACGGCTCGATTGGCGAAACATTTCGAAGCTCGATTTCGAAACGCCCGATACCGAAAAATTCCGTTGCCTGGCGCTGGCCTATGAAGCCGGCAGAAAAGGCGGTTCGTATCCGGCGGTTTTGAACGCAGCGAACGAAGTAGCTGTGGAATTGTTCTTAAAGGAGAAAATTTCGTTCTTAAATATTTCCGAACTCATCGACGATGCCATGCAGGCGCATGACGGCAGAGCGGCCTCGAGCATCGACGACCTCATCGACATCGACGCACAAACACGGCGATATGTGTATGACAAAGCGGATGCGATGCACGCGGTTTGA
- a CDS encoding CdaR family protein codes for MIKTFPKEKLSQKLNALLSRLPSIFASFFFALLIWLFVSMTKTYTTIKRVPVTVDYSESQFAVCSNLPKYVEVKFDGIGWKILSLYYSKTEWTVDLEQDFSENLIFIETNKNPQQYLTSLPDGLVPIEVLPSTLTIQLDEKITKTLPIKLRAKIEPAVGYTIVGNPKLTPDSVTVTGAKCVLKKMTCWETQREQYTKLDSKFQFSLELSDSLVQKVTLSAHRTRVTGLAEQLAELNFQDVPITVKQVPERASIALIPNRISVLVGGSISALANLKRDSVSVSVPYERILNDTTGAIVPDIQLPKFINLQDISPKELQYILRK; via the coding sequence GTGATTAAAACTTTCCCAAAAGAAAAGCTTTCCCAAAAGCTCAACGCGCTTCTCAGCCGCCTTCCTTCCATATTCGCTTCATTTTTCTTTGCGCTCTTGATTTGGCTTTTTGTTTCCATGACCAAAACCTACACCACCATTAAGCGGGTGCCTGTAACGGTGGATTATAGCGAGTCGCAGTTTGCAGTTTGCAGCAATTTGCCGAAATATGTGGAGGTGAAATTTGATGGGATTGGCTGGAAAATTTTGTCGCTGTATTACTCAAAAACAGAGTGGACGGTCGATCTTGAACAAGATTTTTCGGAAAACCTGATTTTTATTGAGACAAACAAAAACCCGCAGCAATATCTTACTTCTTTGCCCGATGGGCTTGTTCCCATCGAAGTGCTTCCTTCTACATTGACCATTCAGTTGGATGAAAAAATCACGAAAACCCTTCCGATTAAACTGCGGGCTAAAATTGAGCCGGCGGTAGGCTACACGATTGTAGGAAATCCCAAACTGACGCCCGATAGCGTTACGGTAACGGGCGCAAAGTGCGTGCTGAAGAAAATGACTTGCTGGGAAACCCAGCGCGAACAGTATACCAAACTGGATAGCAAGTTTCAATTTTCGCTTGAGCTTTCTGACTCACTCGTGCAAAAAGTTACGCTTTCGGCTCATCGCACCCGAGTAACCGGTTTGGCTGAACAGCTGGCGGAACTAAATTTTCAAGATGTGCCTATCACGGTGAAGCAAGTGCCCGAGCGAGCTTCAATAGCGCTGATTCCCAATCGAATAAGCGTTTTGGTTGGCGGATCGATCAGTGCACTTGCAAATTTAAAGCGAGATAGCGTTTCAGTTAGCGTGCCGTATGAGCGTATTTTGAATGATACAACCGGCGCGATTGTTCCCGATATTCAACTGCCAAAATTTATAAACTTACAGGACATCAGTCCAAAGGAGCTTCAATATATTTTAAGAAAATAG
- a CDS encoding N-acetylmuramoyl-L-alanine amidase, translating into MNLTISNHLLQGEAVCHDYSTPNHSGTFSAGKADTIVIHYTAGRDARSSVQTLCSPDLKASAHLVIGRNGEIYQLAPFDRITWHAGKSNWHERSGLNQFSIGIEIDNAGRLTKQGTEYLSWFGKSYAANEVFSGVHRHEQTLSFWHRYTEAQILLVEEICRLLRQVYDIKEILGHEEISPGRKTDPGPAFPLDVLRNHVLYTDRKEDSLETDAQPIPNQSELLLGKGIVSADLLNIRYQPNERSATAAAPLPKGTLINILDEKDGWYKVQVQAEGWVSSKWVEAKLSR; encoded by the coding sequence ATGAACCTCACCATTTCAAATCATCTTTTGCAAGGCGAAGCTGTTTGCCATGATTATTCGACGCCGAACCATAGCGGAACTTTTTCTGCTGGCAAAGCGGATACCATCGTCATTCATTACACCGCTGGACGCGATGCGCGCTCTTCCGTGCAAACGCTTTGCAGCCCGGATCTTAAAGCTTCGGCGCACTTGGTCATCGGGAGAAATGGCGAAATCTATCAACTTGCGCCATTTGATCGCATTACCTGGCACGCAGGAAAAAGCAACTGGCATGAACGCAGCGGGTTAAATCAATTCAGCATTGGCATCGAAATTGATAATGCCGGACGCCTCACCAAACAGGGAACAGAATATTTATCTTGGTTTGGAAAATCCTACGCGGCAAACGAAGTTTTCTCAGGCGTGCATCGACATGAACAAACCCTTTCTTTTTGGCATCGCTACACGGAAGCGCAAATTCTGCTCGTTGAGGAGATTTGCCGATTGCTTCGCCAAGTCTATGACATCAAAGAAATTTTGGGACATGAGGAAATTTCACCGGGACGAAAAACCGATCCTGGCCCTGCGTTTCCATTAGATGTTTTGCGAAACCATGTGCTTTATACCGATCGCAAAGAAGATTCTTTGGAAACCGACGCACAACCCATTCCCAACCAATCGGAATTGCTGCTTGGCAAAGGCATCGTGAGTGCAGATTTACTCAATATTCGCTATCAACCCAACGAGCGATCGGCAACAGCCGCCGCCCCGCTTCCAAAAGGCACCCTGATCAATATTCTCGATGAAAAAGATGGCTGGTATAAAGTGCAAGTTCAAGCCGAAGGCTGGGTCAGCAGCAAGTGGGTAGAGGCCAAGCTTTCGCGATAG
- a CDS encoding holin family protein: MSVFGIFGDAFSGILEGVNSLVSKFKLSPKEQEAFELQVKALLQQQHAELEATYRKEVEAKMEIMKAELVQGDTYTKRARPTIVYAGLIFIFIVHVLFPIIVYLSGHPVPDIQLPDDFWWAWGSVVSVYGIGRSVEKFGAQNKVTNLITGTDAYKLNKEKLVKG, translated from the coding sequence ATGAGCGTCTTTGGAATTTTTGGCGATGCGTTCTCCGGCATTCTCGAAGGAGTCAATAGTTTAGTCAGCAAGTTCAAGCTGAGCCCGAAAGAACAAGAAGCATTTGAGCTGCAAGTGAAAGCACTACTTCAGCAGCAACATGCCGAACTTGAAGCCACGTATCGCAAGGAAGTGGAAGCCAAAATGGAAATTATGAAAGCCGAATTGGTGCAAGGCGACACTTACACGAAGCGCGCTCGCCCCACCATCGTTTATGCTGGACTGATCTTCATTTTCATTGTGCATGTCTTGTTTCCCATTATTGTTTATTTAAGCGGACATCCCGTGCCAGACATCCAGCTGCCAGATGATTTTTGGTGGGCTTGGGGCAGCGTTGTCAGCGTGTATGGTATTGGGCGATCCGTTGAAAAATTTGGCGCTCAAAACAAAGTCACCAACCTCATTACCGGCACCGACGCCTACAAACTGAACAAAGAAAAACTTGTAAAAGGATGA
- the eno gene encoding phosphopyruvate hydratase, with protein MPIIQRIFARQILDSRGNPTVEVDVFTDSSFGRAAVPSGASTGVHEAVELRDGDKEFYLGKSVMKAVENVNTIINDELSGMLVTEQSEIDNALLQLDGTPNKSKLGANAILGVSLACAKAGADYSGLPLYRYIGGTLATQLPVPMMNVLNGGAHADNNVDFQEFMIMPIGFDTFSDALRCGAEVFHALKSLLKSKGLNTAVGDEGGFAPNVKSNEEAIELVIEAVGKAGYKIGNSTANGGLGDGQVMIALDPASSEFYDTEKKKYVFKKSSGQELTSEEMAAYWESWTEKYPIISIEDGMAEDDWAGWKLLTDKIGKRVQLVGDDLFVTNTERLAEGIEKGVGNSILIKVNQIGTLTETLQAIDLARRNGYTSVISHRSGETEDTTIAQIAVATNAGQIKTGSLSRTDRIAKYNELLRIEEQLDTEAIYPAKKAFRV; from the coding sequence ATGCCAATCATACAGCGAATTTTTGCTCGTCAAATTCTTGACTCTCGCGGTAATCCAACCGTTGAGGTGGATGTTTTTACAGATAGCTCATTCGGTCGCGCAGCCGTACCGAGCGGTGCTTCAACCGGCGTGCATGAAGCTGTCGAGCTCCGTGATGGAGACAAGGAATTCTACCTTGGCAAAAGCGTGATGAAAGCTGTTGAAAATGTCAACACAATTATTAACGACGAGCTCAGCGGAATGCTTGTCACGGAACAGAGCGAAATTGACAACGCCTTGCTTCAGCTCGATGGAACACCGAACAAATCAAAGCTTGGCGCAAACGCCATTCTTGGTGTTTCTTTGGCTTGCGCAAAAGCTGGCGCCGACTACTCCGGCCTTCCACTTTACCGCTACATTGGCGGCACACTCGCCACTCAGCTGCCCGTGCCTATGATGAACGTGCTCAATGGCGGTGCTCATGCCGATAACAATGTCGATTTCCAAGAGTTCATGATTATGCCAATTGGCTTCGACACGTTCAGCGATGCGCTTCGCTGCGGCGCGGAAGTTTTTCACGCACTTAAATCGCTCTTGAAATCCAAAGGCTTGAACACAGCTGTAGGCGACGAAGGCGGTTTTGCACCAAACGTCAAATCCAACGAGGAAGCTATCGAACTCGTTATCGAAGCTGTTGGAAAAGCTGGCTACAAAATTGGCAACTCTACCGCAAACGGCGGCTTGGGCGATGGACAAGTTATGATTGCCCTCGACCCGGCAAGCTCCGAATTCTACGACACCGAAAAGAAAAAATATGTCTTCAAGAAATCTTCCGGCCAAGAACTGACTTCTGAAGAAATGGCTGCTTACTGGGAATCTTGGACAGAAAAATATCCGATTATCTCCATCGAAGACGGTATGGCCGAAGACGATTGGGCTGGTTGGAAATTGCTCACCGACAAAATCGGCAAGCGCGTGCAGCTCGTTGGCGATGACCTTTTTGTCACCAACACCGAGCGCCTTGCAGAAGGCATCGAAAAAGGCGTCGGCAATTCCATTTTGATTAAAGTCAATCAAATCGGCACACTCACCGAAACCTTGCAAGCGATCGATTTGGCACGTCGCAATGGTTATACTTCTGTTATCAGCCACCGCAGCGGCGAAACCGAAGACACCACCATTGCACAAATCGCTGTGGCAACCAACGCTGGCCAAATCAAAACCGGAAGCCTTTCGCGCACCGACCGCATCGCAAAATACAACGAATTGCTCCGCATCGAAGAGCAGCTCGACACTGAAGCGATTTATCCGGCAAAAAAAGCGTTCCGCGTTTAA